Genomic DNA from Schistosoma haematobium chromosome 1, whole genome shotgun sequence:
TCAGCTGCTGGTCCTACTGGCAATATAGTACGTGATATTGATTAAGAATTCTCAACGTTTAATGAATCCTTATCCTTTTTTCTTAAAGGACAACATTTTTATGAGTCATATCTGGTCAAGGTAGGGATAGGGGTGTCACTAACTTTTGAGCAGATGATACCATAAAGAAGCAGTTGGAGTTTGTCATTAACATACTGGCGGAATTAGGCTGCCCAAGAGGTTATTCTAAAGAAATAGATATATGCAGGGAAAATAAGTTGGAAATACGGACCAATCATAAAAGTCTAATTTATATAAGTTTGGCCTACTTGCTTTATTGAACTATTGTGTAAACCTTTCACGATTTTGTTATTCATATCATCACTATCAGTTTTTTCTGTTTACCAGTTATTTAAATGGTTACTCTGTatagtaataattatgatattttacatatatataacgATTAATTGCAATGTATTCGGACTAGTATGTTataaatgtaaacaaagaaaTACCGTTCATATCCATTGACTATTTGAATATTTGGTCTTTGCCGAGTGGCTCGGTGATAAAGAAATATTCACGTAGATGAATTAACTTGCATATTCCTTCACTACCAAGCATTTCCACTGTGAGATGGTCGAGAAGATTTtcagctcaggtggatgattttgatggagttttgtcctctgagatggatggtttggtcgtggagctttcatcgttcgaCCGTCattgaccaaaccatccagctcagagaacaaaactccatcaaagttTGAGAATTTACTTAACTCCAATTATAATTAGTAAGATATTATTTTAGTATATATTGTTTCATTAGAACAATTGTTATGGAATGATTTTCTaccttcatttattttaaatatacaatCTATTTGAAAGGAACTTGGTTAAAGTAAACTCAGCTAATTGAACTTCGTTAATTCATTTAATAGGGACTCGTTAACTGTAACGTTCATCATCATTTGTATATGAATACTGATCTAATCTTGTTAGCATCATGTACTGAAAGATCAATAATAAAGTAAAAGACATTGCTTTTTGCATGAACACACTATTGATTAACACAAAAATGAATTTGCtttcttgtataattgttttaCTTAGTGAATAAGATTAGACTATagtttatagacgacctttaaGCGACGCTAGAGTGACTTTAAGAGTGTTCACTCACtaactaggacaaaacgaaGGTTATAAAacagtgtgaagaattagaattatgatttacagttgatggtcaaggttaagaattagatttaaattTTCATCACGGACTGACATTAGTTATAATGCCAGAACGGTATTTTGCCAAATGAATGAGTAAATTTCACACTAAAATCCATGACCTTTTATCtaatacctgattggttcatccgtaaattatggtctcgccgtgaataaacttgttgaaattaaaatcattttgtCGTTCTTATTTTTTCAACACtttgtttctttctttattAGTTACAATGGAACTGACAAAATCGAACCCTTCTGATTGTCAAACTAATGTAATTAAACAATGATTTATACTGTTAAGGAAAATTGTTTATCGTGTTATGATGAACCAGtcaaatgtaatcattgtaATCAACTAGAACATGAATCTTCGTGTATAAATTGTTCAACAAAGACGCATCAAAATGTATCAATTCCTAATGATAGTTTCATATCAACTAGAAGAAATAAACCTAAAGGAAAATTggaattattttgtgttttatcTTCAATACGCGGTGTACAAAGAATTTATAGTTCACAAATTCCATTTATTCGTATTTTAtggattttatttgttattataatGACATGTGTTTTAATGGTTAGTTCCGGTTTTTTAATTTCTGATTATTTATGTTATTCTACAGCCTGGAATACACGTAGTTTATTAGATGATAAATCTGAATTCCCTGCAATCACATTATGTGCACATAATCCATTTTCTTTAAATGTGAATAGTTTATGGAAAGAAAATATTGTACCAAGTCCAAGACAGATTAAATCACGTTTAAGACAGTTATTAGTAACAATGTTAGATAATGGTATTACAGATTATACTGGTGATTTAGCTTTCTCAGATTCAATAGAATTTTATTAtacaaatttaaatttaaatgataCAATTAAAGTCGGTCATGATAAAGATATGCTTTATCATTGCATGTTATATGAAGAAGGCTCAACAGTTGTTGCAGAAAAATGTGATTTAGAACCAGAAACATCTATCAGAATAAGACGTTTCACACATCCTAAATACTTTAATTGTTGGACTATAGATGGTAAACCGAATGCCTCAACTTCTGATGTCACACGATTAATTATTCTAGCACATTTAAtaccattaaaaaaaattgaaggcgcaaatacttcatttattatGGATTCATTTACACGTGGTGAAGGTATTAAAGTTGTTATACACGAAAAAGGTACTTATCCAGAGATTGAAAAACATGGTGTTAATATACAACCAGGTCGtatgaatgaaattaattatgaaACAATATTTTGGAAACGTCTACATACCCCAGTAGCACCATgtacaaatgaaaatatttcaattgAAGATCTTGGTATATATTATACATATAAACAAAGTCAATGCCTTAATCGTATgttacaaaatgaattatttacaagATGTGGTTGTCTTAATTCTGAATGGCCTCGATCAATTAAATTATTAGATCAACATAAATCTTTACCATATTGTCAAAAATTACCaatcaatgtaaataatatACATGGAGCAGAAGAAATGAAAACACGTCTTGATTGTTTTGGTACAGTATTAACTGATTTAAAACAACTTAAAGAGAAAGCTGTACAAAAAGGTGTTTGTATACCACGTTGTGGTTATTATACATATGATACAAAATTAAGTGTTACATCATGGGATCCAGATCCATATAAACTTGCTTTATATACAAAAGGTTATAGACATGttgataaatttttaaatgaacCAAATCAAAGAAAACATATTGATGAATTATTAGAAAATTTTGATGCATCAATAGAtccaataaaaaataaaaatcaattacaTTCAATACGTACATTATTTTCTAATGATTATCAACGTTTTGATGATGGAACACATACATATATTAGTTTAATTAGACAAGATTTTGATACAATCATGAAAGAAGAACGTTTAGTAtttgatatttatatattaatatcACGTATAGGTGGTTTATGTTCATTATGTATTGGTTTAACAATGGCATTTATAGTTGAATTAgttgaatttgtttatttactttgttttaaaaatgatatgaaattaacacaatcaaatgaaaattataaattaaatcaaaatataaaaacaatgaaaattaattgTAAACAACATTGTTTACATGATAAAGAGGAAATAGAacataatcaatattatttgaatgaatCCAAATTGTCAACGATTCCAAATAatcaccattgtcatcatcatcaacagcaAAGCCAAAATCTTTGGCAaataaattatgataataatagtaataataataataatattaatattactaatgacagtaataaaaatgaagaattTTTAACTTCTGAAATAATTCCAAATTGTTTTACCTTAACAACTaatattgaaaatgataatCTGTCAGTAACCACAAGTGTTACACAAACTCCAATTGAAAATTAaattactatgattattattatagattGTTAGTTTAATAAAAACCTTCCTTGTCAAGCTATTAAATTGTagtgaataattgaatttaattatttgactctattttgatttcattgaatcattaactatttattatttgattatacATTATCATCAGTTACCGTTGAAGTGACACATGATTTGTGTTGACCCAGTGTGAATGACGTATGTTTCTGTCATAATATGCATATCTTCTCTTTTATTTTGTATGTTAATTATATTACATAAAGCTTATGAATATATTTTCTTGCACTTTCTTtctgtatcatttgtatcatttgacaacaacaacaacaaaattgtaTTCAATTATAGATGATTTGGTCATATCTAATTCAGTCTTGATTTAGAATTACAGGATCATATATTCATTTGATTGAAAGATCAGTATATACTTCGAAAAATACATGCATATGAATAATATTGTATACTAATTTAATGAAATgttgtttattcattaaatgtaaATGATACTTTAGGATATGTGAATAAAAATTTTTCATCAGGAtcgttattcattattttttagaTGATATCAATATGTTCAAGTGAAAAtatgtagtggctgtgcttcgttgacCAATCACTGTCGTAACCATtaccatataatcctcaacggtgtttgaaatcagaaggcaaagggAAGCAGCTACTagagttttattagcagatactcagaccacaaagcagtgAGGCGAACCGAGAGTGTAGAGTGTGTGTAGAGTGTAAATGtacgtgtatatatatatagggaaatgaataGATCATCGAATTAATTAAGCAGCTAgtaataaagctagcagaatgaatatgtgCGTAGGCGGTAAACTATGTTcgagcatacatatttcatacaaacacaacaataaaggtacaataagttgttatagtaaggatgactttgtccgctaaataagttaacaaaagggcttaactgagttttaaatgagaataatctcaagtgcacgtgagtcgctataaatATATCTTCAATAGTATATTATATGATTCTATGAAATTAtgagaaataaaataagaattaataagcaaagatggttagtggctggcagtggaatgacgatgtgtgtttcgtcctattcggggctcgtcagcttgatgtacctgcatcccagaattgatgtcctaaacatcaatgggaaaattcaaacaaataatactaaATGAAATAAGAATTAATATATCTAAATTTGATTTAATTAGATTTCATAAACTTTTTGTGTGACATCGAGAAATTAAACAAATTCCTGAATAAAACTAGTGGCTTAATAGGTCTTAAACAGAAATGAAACACTGATTTATTGATATATACTTTTCGAAAGTTCACTGATCActttattacaaaataaataccTACCAACTGTATATTCAGATAGACGTACACCATCAATAAAAACAGAGCAACCTAATCAATCTACTGAAAAAAAATATGTAAGAACATTTCTCAGGAACCATAACATAGGCCCCCTAAACAATTTTTAGAAAATGGAGAAATAATATCCAATATTATAGAAAAGTAACATACTAATAACGACTcgaattatcattattgtacTATAGGTCATCCAATAGTTACGATCAATTAAAAAGCAAAGTACATTGATAATAAACTTAAGCTATTTGATAAACACTAAATGTTATATCTAAAAATAGTCGGAAATTGTATCGAATAACGAGAAATATAACACTTCATATATGACGATGCTTGCAAAATGAATATCGCCATATTGTAATCTCGCTTGAAAAAGATCATTTCCATATATGTAGTTTAAATTGTTGAGTTTCGATAATTAATTAGCTCAAATGGAAATAACTTTGGAATGCCATTAAGCTATGATTTCTTTACAGAAATTATTGAGAATAATACCTCATCAAAGTCTATGAGTAAGCTTTAATATACACAGGGGATATCTTTATGACATATATATCATCTGTGGCTAAATCCATAGTTCCAAAACCTACATGAGATATCCAATGTATGTCATATAAGTATCCAAATCATCCTTGAAAAGAAGTTGGCTATAAGGTTTCACTGCTCAATGTTATATTCATGTAGTGAAGTGGTGAGATCATGTAAAGATCTATCCGGACTGGAcagatgaataataataatatacacgTGTAAATAGTTACATTATTTTGTGAGCCTCGATATTCTCCACAGAAGATACATCGGAGAAACCTTAATCCTTCAAAGTCGATTTGATTATGAATAACTTCTATATAAGTGTCTTTCATTAAGCGTTCACCCATATACTTATGTGTACAGCACAAATAATCTAGATAGATCTATCTCAGTCACTCGCCAACCGATTTAATATACATATACTAGTTAGTCTGTTCTCGTAAAACCAGGTTTATGTATTAAGGAGTACATTATAGATTATTTATGAAAATTGCTCCCTTAAGATCATATATTTCAGAATGTATAATTGATTATAACTGTGTAATATAAGACTTATATCTCTTTACTATTTTATAgatcaaaatttaaaaaaaaatacttgAGTTTACATCTAATTTACTttgtgaaatgaattaaaattcacaATTTTAATTTCTTTCTATACTGTTATTGTctcattaaattttatttgatcCTATTCTAATTTACGATGATTTTTATATCTGCATAGATAAATCTTTGATCTCTGTTTGTTAATTTTTTGAGCTGAACAGATTATTTGGttggtttattttttattacttacttgtttacttacgcctgttactcacaataGCTCATAAAATCAACTGCGCACAAAATTTGTTCAAAAAGACAAGAACACATTGTAACACGCAGCGGGGAAAATGAGGAAAATTATCTAAATACTATCTCCCAAAAGAACGGCTATCCAATCAATTTCGTCAAAAAACACCAAGCAAAAGCAGAAACAAAATCAAGTGCAGAAACCAATAAACGGATTATCCTCATACATGGAAAAGGCATATCAGAAATTCCAACGAGGTTGTTGAGGTCTTCTGGAATAAATGTAGCACATAAACCAACAAACTCACtttcaatcaatcctatgcaagcGAAATGACAGAAGAAAACCGAACACTATCTACAAAACAAATTGTTCCGATTGAAAAAACAcaacatcggacaaagcggatgCGTTCTTCATCTTTGCCTTCACGAACATCAATTAGGGGTTAAACGCCATGATTTATACTCGCTTTGATCAATGCATGTAGACAATTGTGGACACACATTTGactgggaaaatgtagaaatcttggATAGAGACAATTCTAAAAACATAAAAGAGTGTTTAGAAGATTGGCACTCTGGTCAATCAgtaatcaacaagcacattgaaatcgatccaaccTATAAACCAATCAGTAAAATTCTGGACAAATATAGGTccaagaatcaaatcaatgggcagttcaatcaaaataaaaaagtaaacaaaggCAGGTTAAACGTCAACAATAACCAGACaagatcgaggtctacaggacaagctgtgagtcatatgtggagaaattcaaatACTTCACTTCAACCTAACGTTTGTGCTGaggatgtcattcagaagaacgatgaaagctccacgaccaaaccatccaggtCAGAAaagaaaactccatcaaaatcatgtacctgagctataaatcttctccacgaTCTTAAAGTAGTTTATATGTCATTTTTTAGATTTACTCAATATACACTCACAATTGTCTATGAATACATTTTTCAGTAATCGGTATATGCACTAATGTTTCCGTAAATGTCTGCAatctaaagaaaaaaataatatttttaattgttCGTCAGGATTACGTGAAATGTCTAGAGTTTCCCATTAGCAATAGAAAATAACTAGTTATTAAGTATCAAAGAAACTTATCAGACAgggtactgctgaggagttccaaaaTAGCTGTTAACATAATTACACAACAACATTTCAGACAATCttcatttataatgaaaatatttgtaGTTCCTAATATCTTTAACTAGAAGAAAATTAAATCTATTTATTGAAATTCAAAGGTGAATTTAAGTAATTCATGGTTTTCAATGTATGTAATGCTGTTTTAAAAATTGATATACAATTAACATTAATTACATAATAGTACTATTAGAAAAGACAATTCGATTTCAATTATCCAATATTAACTAAGATCTTATCATTGTAGACATTCTTTAAATCTTTAGAAGCTGCATTTCATTGTGAATACCCAAATATTTTTAACATGGATTACTACCCTAGAAAATTTGCTCAATACGTCTTTAAACATAGAGAACTTTATACGTACAGCAATTGGATAGctaaattatcaataaattaagGAAATGATGTAAGTGATAGGTGCCGAACCCgctaaaaacaataaatatcgaAGTAACTATTATTAAGAGCAAAAATAAGCTACccaataaaatgttattttgaaCGATCATTCGATACGATCTGAACACCTTGTCCAAACAATTATCATCCTATTTacagaaaaattaattaaataaaatatgtgGAAACAGTTCACTTCGTAATTGGTGGAAGAAAAAGGATGGCCACTATTCATATTTGAATATGTCAAAGAGTTGTGTTGCATGATGACTGAAGATTGTTAAACATTCTGTGATTAATATAAATGATCTACGATAAGCCACTACTGCAGACTGAAACGTATTCATCATATAACAGTCTATTTTCATACTGATTTAATTCATTAAGATGGATTAACtttaggttatatatatatgaaaagtgGAAATTCATAACCTTATGGCCGATCTCTTTGTTCATGACTTATATAGCTGAAATATTTTATGCTTCCTTgtacatgaaataaataatttatgagATACAGTTCAATTATAAAGCAGAAGAAATGTAAATTAGATATTTTGATCTgcaaaatataaacaaactgaATATAAAAGACGTCTGATAAATTGTGTCAACCGAAAATCATTACGTTTAAGAAATCAGTCAAACATTAAAAGCTTCTCTTCACATGTCACAAGGGGACTTTAACGAAACAAAATACCCCAAAGTTTAAATTAAGAATACTTAGGATccattggtcagacactatcagtaacaacctactgtggaagagaacaaaccagatcccagtggaggagaaaatcaggaagaattactggaagtggatagaaaacacattgaggaaagcatccaactgagtcacaagacaaaccctcacATGAAATCTTCAAGGTCAAagtaaaagaggaagaccaaagaacacattacactaagaaataaaaacagacatgagaagaatgaacaacagttggatataactagaaaggaagtcccatgacagagtgggttggagaatgctgatcggtggcctatactccattgtgagtaacaggcgtaaatcaTATACTGCCATTTACAAAGTACGCACTTTTTTAAACATgaaaaattgattattttggCAATGAGAACTTGTGAGTTTTCGTTCTATTTAGTAACAGACCTTTGTTGATTGTAATATAGGATGGCCGTACTAGGTTATCTGACACATTCGAGCCcgcaaatgccctggtacggccgagagtgaggagagttcgctctccctttcgaaatgctcttacatgtccacgcgtatatagtctctgtctgggaagtcctactcattgccttctcgtggcgggagtgttcttcacgaaattaagaggacgaaaagcgaatgtctgtcgctttaaccaggttggtggacatggagggtccacctaggggagttggaaaatactgactccaaaccaatgatgcacatgggctccagtatcctgaaggaacaaatggcgtatgaacctatcgttggtcaccagctaccatgagactgaatCTCgttacgatgttccactgccttgtggatcagatcttcaagtcgaaggctccgggtgtgaccccctcagaacaccacctgcttcggtttgggcacccgagcagtatcacagccctcacatatatcgaatgagatttgtgtggcgcatatgtatttggctcctccttgtaccaatatctatgtgttcaaataaaataataaataattgtacaCTTTAAATAAATGGTATACCATAAAAAGAGTTATATGAAATTCGAAGTAAAATCATgaagtggagaagatttgtagctcatatggagaaattcaaacactccacttctatctgaagtttgtgctgatgatgtcgttcagaagaacgatgaaagctccacgaccaaaccatccagctcagagaacaaaactccaccaaaatcatgaAGTTTCACAAATCCAGTCTTTTACTATACTCTAcagatttatttgaaaacatttaTGCTATCAATGAAAGTTGCTTGACAAGTCATGTTTGTCCATTTTCCATTATTAAGTACCATTGCTTATTGTAGATTGCTGTATATTTCGTTGAGTAAAAAAATGACTGTTCGagtaaatgaacaacaatttaaaaattaaaaaaaaacatacattATCTTTTGAAATGTTTAATTATGTCTTTGTATTGTAAGGATTTATTACAGAATTCATCCTTGCTCATCCAAGTGTAGAAAATGTTTTAACGATATggaaatgaaaaagaaactGGATTTTGAGCCTACTTAGTGAGCATATCAATTTTAAAAGGAGTAGAGCAATACTGACTGAGATTCGCCAAACATAATATGGAGTATTTCGAAGCAATAAAAGGCATTAGTTAACTGGGAAGATAAATTGTGACGACTGATATCTTGTAGTTTAGGTAGTTAATTAAAATATGAGTATACTCCCTTTGTCCTTTTGTTCCTCTTTCGTAAACAAACTGCATGTTTTTAGTGCTCATGTAAATTATTAAACACTATACAATCTATTGTATAACAAAAGTAAAATACTAGGACGTCTATATGGTCCTTTTCATATTCACATTTTCATACATTCCCCTGAGTTCcatacttacttatgcctgttactcacaatggagtataggccaccgatcagcattctccaacccactctgtcatgggacttcctttctagttatatccaactgttgttcattcttctcatgtctgtttttatttcttagtgtaatgtgttctttggtcttcctcttttactTTGACCTTGAAGATTTCATgtgagggtttgtcttgtgactcagttggatgctttcctcaatgtgttttctatccacttccagtaattcttcctgattttctcctccactgggatctggtttgttctcttccacagtaggttgttactgataatgTCTGGCTAACATatccaaagtattttatttagacagcttgtagtgtcggttaatATGTTAAGCCcgtataccttattctagcctTCGGACAAgcaaatctattcattctatttgatTCACATTCTGACTTTAGtgattattcgcttatcaatcctCACTGTTTTTATATGTGCGCATATGTGCGCATATTTCTTATCTCACTACTCACCACATGTTGGTAACTTATTTTTTTGTGACtacaaatattgattaatgtttgactaaatagagttgGCTTACACGcgatctccactgcgcgtcgttttgctTCTTTCTATTCCATTCGCATCATATACAGAATGTATTTATTCAAAAGTTCATTCTCGTtagttgacttatttaattccgttattgactaacgcgatgattacatacgaggattggcgacatattattattattattattattattattattattattattaatggctttattcaatattatattttggtacaatatagaattctcagcacataATTCAAAAacgatcattcatacgatcaaataggagtcagatttcgggccactaaagtggagagcccgttGACAATATCGTccaatctaaatgacgacaataCAAAGGGCTTCACTAagagctgttaataaacacttgtatcttctggatgatggctttcgtagttccccAAGTTTTCGCCCCAAacagtagaaccgtcttgacatttgtattgaaaatcctgaccttggtgttggttgacagttgttttgagttcctgatattcttcagttgtaaatatgctgctcttgctttgccgatccgcgccttcacatctgcatcagatccactgtgtttattaatgatgctgtccaaatatgtcgaggtttttacatcttccaaatcttctccgtcaagtgtgactggattggtgcatgctgtgttgtatcggacagtcttgcttttccctttatgtttattgagacctactgctgctgaggctgctgctacactggtcgtcttctcctgcatttgttgttgcgtttgggatagaagggccagatcatcttcgaagtctagatcgtccaactgcatcctagatctccactgtatcccgtgcttttCTTCAGATGTttacgtcttcatgatccagtcgatcaccaggataaagagaaagggtgagagtaagcaaccttgcctaacaccggtctttacctcgaaagAGTGTGTCGATTGCCTTCCACGCACGATTTtgtagtttaatccatcatatgaactctgtatgatattgactatcttctgaggcacgccgtagtgtcgaagaagcctccatagtgGTTTCTTTTCCATGGCATCAAATACTTTTTCATAGTCAACCgtgttgatgtagagtgatgaaatccattcaattgattgttccacaatgatcagtagtgttgcgatttggtctgcacacgatctatccttacggaatccagcctgttgttTTCGGAGTTGGGCGTCTtcggagtccttcatcctgtttaacaataccctgttgaaaacTTCTcttggtattgagagaagagtaaTGCCTGGACCTTCtttggggctactgccggtcttaagctcggataaaggaggagggttggg
This window encodes:
- a CDS encoding hypothetical protein (EggNog:ENOG410W1PE~COG:P); this encodes MIYTVKENCLSCYDEPVKCNHCNQLEHESSCINCSTKTHQNVSIPNDSFISTRRNKPKGKLELFCVLSSIRGVQRIYSSQIPFIRILWILFVIIMTCVLMVSSGFLISDYLCYSTAWNTRSLLDDKSEFPAITLCAHNPFSLNVNSLWKENIVPSPRQIKSRLRQLLVTMLDNGITDYTGDLAFSDSIEFYYTNLNLNDTIKVGHDKDMLYHCMLYEEGSTVVAEKCDLEPETSIRIRRFTHPKYFNCWTIDGKPNASTSDVTRLIILAHLIPLKKIEGANTSFIMDSFTRGEGIKVVIHEKGTYPEIEKHGVNIQPGRMNEINYETIFWKRLHTPVAPCTNENISIEDLGIYYTYKQSQCLNRMLQNELFTRCGCLNSEWPRSIKLLDQHKSLPYCQKLPINVNNIHGAEEMKTRLDCFGTVLTDLKQLKEKAVQKGVCIPRCGYYTYDTKLSVTSWDPDPYKLALYTKGYRHVDKFLNEPNQRKHIDELLENFDASIDPIKNKNQLHSIRTLFSNDYQRFDDGTHTYISLIRQDFDTIMKEERLVFDIYILISRIGGLCSLCIGLTMAFIVELVEFVYLLCFKNDMKLTQSNENYKLNQNIKTMKINCKQHCLHDKEEIEHNQYYLNESKLSTIPNNHHCHHHQQQSQNLWQINYDNNSNNNNNINITNDSNKNEEFLTSEIIPNCFTLTTNIENDNLSVTTSVTQTPIEN